A part of Acidimicrobiales bacterium genomic DNA contains:
- a CDS encoding YbhB/YbcL family Raf kinase inhibitor-like protein: protein MLVATAACSDDGRTLRPPGPGQTTTTTSAPTVGTAADAAVFDLVGPFGDGAQLPIGFTCDSPTSPTSPPLGWTGVPAGTVELALTVIDPDAEGFVHWAVAGIDPASTGVGGGPLPAGAVEALNSTGAAGWTPACPPPGATHQYVFTLYAVPKPLALAPGTPAQEAVQTMQAAAGSAAVLTGLYTRP from the coding sequence CTGCTGGTGGCCACGGCGGCGTGCTCGGACGACGGCCGCACCCTCCGGCCGCCCGGCCCCGGCCAGACCACCACCACCACGTCGGCACCCACCGTCGGGACGGCCGCCGACGCCGCCGTGTTCGACCTGGTCGGCCCGTTCGGCGACGGCGCCCAGCTGCCCATCGGCTTCACCTGCGACAGCCCCACCAGCCCGACATCGCCCCCCCTCGGGTGGACGGGCGTCCCGGCCGGCACCGTGGAGCTGGCGCTGACCGTGATCGACCCGGACGCGGAGGGCTTCGTCCACTGGGCGGTGGCCGGCATCGATCCGGCGTCCACCGGGGTCGGCGGCGGCCCGCTCCCGGCCGGCGCGGTCGAGGCCCTGAACAGCACGGGCGCCGCCGGGTGGACGCCGGCGTGCCCGCCACCGGGCGCCACCCACCAGTACGTGTTCACCCTCTACGCCGTCCCGAAGCCCCTCGCCCTCGCGCCCGGCACCCCCGCCCAGGAGGCGGTGCAGACCATGCAGGCGGCCGCCGGCAGCGCGGCCGTGCTCACCGGGCTCTACACCCGGCCCTGA
- a CDS encoding SCP2 sterol-binding domain-containing protein: MVKYLSQEWLDLQQELGQEFPERPGATARMQYVVTGTPDGDVSFFTVIENGKMLENQLGEDPAAEFTLTRTYDDAMKIDKGDLDANAAFMQGRIKVTGNMAKLMSLMPLTASPEYKAIGAKLAEQTEW, encoded by the coding sequence ATGGTCAAGTACCTCTCACAGGAATGGCTCGACCTCCAGCAGGAGCTGGGCCAGGAGTTCCCGGAGCGCCCGGGTGCCACCGCACGCATGCAGTACGTCGTCACGGGCACGCCCGACGGCGACGTCTCGTTCTTCACGGTGATCGAGAACGGCAAGATGCTCGAGAACCAGCTGGGCGAGGACCCGGCCGCCGAGTTCACGCTCACCCGCACGTACGACGACGCCATGAAGATCGACAAGGGCGACCTCGACGCCAACGCCGCCTTCATGCAGGGCCGCATCAAGGTCACCGGCAACATGGCCAAGCTCATGTCGCTGATGCCGTTGACCGCCAGCCCCGAGTACAAGGCGATCGGCGCCAAGCTGGCCGAGCAGACCGAGTGGTAG
- a CDS encoding acylphosphatase, producing the protein MTAVVRQRVVVSGRVQGVWYRQHCSDEARRLGVRGWVRNRDDATVEALLEGDRIAVEALLRWMRVGPPRALVTGVQVHDAPRDGEPLPPFRVR; encoded by the coding sequence GTGACGGCCGTGGTGCGCCAGCGGGTGGTGGTGTCGGGCCGGGTGCAGGGGGTGTGGTATCGGCAGCACTGCAGCGACGAGGCCAGGCGCCTCGGGGTGCGCGGCTGGGTGCGCAACCGCGACGACGCGACGGTGGAGGCCCTGCTGGAGGGCGATCGCATCGCCGTCGAGGCGCTGCTGCGGTGGATGCGGGTCGGACCCCCCCGCGCCCTGGTCACAGGGGTGCAGGTGCACGACGCGCCCCGAGACGGCGAGCCGCTGCCGCCGTTTCGCGTGCGGTAG
- a CDS encoding GNAT family N-acetyltransferase, with protein MIAWGPDRSVELAALVAAAMPGEDLAADVLGRCCWADPDPAVVLADPAGRGAVSAVLRRTAGVALGYVRLIVVDPAARRAGLGRALLDAAHTWLVEQGAIEVHAGGSAPFYLWPGIDVRSTGGLCLFEAAGYVCTGAALNLRCPTGFRAPVPPGCRVGRVGEAVDPAGVRRWCADAFPHWVPELQRAIELGGAHAGVRDDGAVVGFACHGANRPGWFGPTGTDPSWRGRGLGSALLAACCQDAAAAGRDHLEIAWIGPVRFYAKAGAEVSRVFTTAVWRPAPA; from the coding sequence ATGATCGCCTGGGGGCCCGACCGGTCGGTCGAGCTGGCTGCGCTGGTGGCCGCGGCCATGCCCGGCGAGGACCTCGCGGCCGACGTGCTGGGCCGGTGCTGCTGGGCGGACCCCGACCCTGCGGTCGTCCTGGCCGATCCCGCCGGCCGGGGGGCGGTCTCGGCGGTGCTCCGCCGCACCGCCGGCGTGGCGCTGGGCTACGTCCGGCTGATCGTGGTCGACCCCGCCGCCCGCCGGGCGGGTCTGGGGCGGGCCCTGCTCGACGCCGCCCACACGTGGCTCGTCGAGCAGGGCGCGATCGAGGTGCACGCCGGCGGGTCGGCCCCCTTCTACCTGTGGCCCGGCATCGACGTGCGCTCCACCGGTGGGCTCTGCCTGTTCGAGGCGGCCGGGTACGTGTGCACCGGTGCCGCGCTGAACCTGCGGTGCCCGACCGGGTTCCGCGCGCCCGTGCCCCCCGGCTGCCGCGTGGGCCGGGTGGGTGAGGCCGTCGACCCCGCCGGCGTGCGCCGGTGGTGCGCCGACGCCTTCCCCCACTGGGTCCCGGAGCTGCAGCGGGCCATCGAGCTCGGCGGCGCCCACGCGGGCGTGCGCGACGACGGGGCCGTCGTCGGGTTCGCCTGCCACGGGGCCAACCGGCCCGGGTGGTTCGGGCCCACGGGCACCGACCCGTCGTGGCGGGGCAGGGGACTGGGCTCGGCGCTGCTGGCGGCCTGCTGCCAGGACGCGGCGGCCGCGGGGCGGGACCACCTGGAGATCGCCTGGATCGGCCCCGTCCGCTTCTACGCCAAGGCCGGCGCCGAGGTGTCGCGCGTGTTCACGACGGCCGTGTGGCGCCCCGCTCCCGCATGA
- the mca gene encoding mycothiol conjugate amidase Mca gives MTGHLCLLAVHAHPDDEASKGAATVARYHAEGARTVLACCTGGEEGDIHNPAMDRDDVRADLAAVRRDELARSAAIIGYDEVVLLGYRDSGMPGTEANARPEAFANADLDEAIGRLVAVIRRERPQVIITYGDEQSGYPHPDHLRVHDISLPAFERAGDPDAHPEAGDPWQPSKLYYTVWSRARVVAMHEKMLELGLESPFDRAWLDRPSQDHRITTRIAIGDWYHVRHDALLAHATQIDPTSPFWFGLPADVARTIHPYDDYVLARSLVGSPPAGECEDDLFAGLRHRVRA, from the coding sequence ATGACCGGGCACCTCTGCCTGCTTGCCGTGCACGCGCACCCCGACGACGAGGCGTCCAAGGGTGCCGCGACGGTGGCCCGCTACCACGCCGAGGGTGCCCGCACGGTGCTCGCGTGCTGCACCGGCGGCGAGGAGGGCGACATCCACAACCCGGCCATGGACCGCGACGATGTCCGTGCCGACCTGGCCGCCGTGCGGCGGGACGAGCTGGCCCGGTCAGCGGCCATCATCGGCTACGACGAGGTCGTCCTGCTCGGCTACCGCGACTCGGGCATGCCCGGCACCGAGGCCAACGCCCGGCCGGAGGCCTTCGCCAACGCCGACCTCGACGAGGCGATCGGCCGCCTGGTGGCCGTGATCCGCCGCGAACGGCCCCAGGTGATCATCACGTACGGCGACGAGCAGAGCGGCTACCCGCATCCCGACCACCTGCGGGTGCACGACATCAGCCTGCCTGCCTTCGAACGAGCCGGTGACCCCGACGCCCACCCCGAGGCGGGCGACCCCTGGCAGCCGAGCAAGCTCTACTACACGGTCTGGTCGCGGGCCCGGGTCGTGGCCATGCACGAGAAGATGCTCGAGCTGGGCCTCGAGTCGCCCTTCGACCGGGCCTGGCTCGACCGGCCGAGCCAGGACCACCGCATCACCACCCGCATCGCGATCGGCGACTGGTACCACGTGCGCCACGACGCCCTGCTCGCCCACGCCACCCAGATCGACCCGACGTCGCCCTTCTGGTTCGGGCTGCCTGCCGACGTGGCCCGCACCATCCACCCGTACGACGACTACGTCCTGGCCCGGAGCCTGGTGGGCTCGCCGCCGGCGGGCGAGTGCGAGGACGACCTGTTCGCCGGGCTGCGCCACCGCGTGCGCGCCTGA
- a CDS encoding thermonuclease family protein yields MPEAAHGRPRPPAASRPGVAALALLLLPLTAACAGRAPSTGDPPGAATVERVVDGDTIVVDLGGRSERVRLIGIDTPESVDPRRSVECFGREAAAFTASLLPAGTPVRLVRDVEARDRYDRLLAYVYRQPDGLFVNAELARQGYALPLTIPPNVAHGDELRALAAEARDVGRGLWAACPDAAAG; encoded by the coding sequence GTGCCCGAAGCCGCCCACGGGCGCCCGCGACCCCCTGCCGCCAGCCGGCCGGGGGTCGCTGCGCTCGCCCTGCTCCTGCTGCCGCTCACCGCCGCCTGCGCCGGTCGCGCACCGTCCACCGGCGACCCACCCGGCGCCGCCACCGTCGAGCGCGTGGTCGACGGCGACACGATCGTGGTCGACCTGGGCGGGCGGAGCGAGCGGGTCCGCCTCATCGGGATCGACACGCCCGAGAGCGTCGACCCGCGGCGCTCGGTCGAGTGCTTCGGCCGGGAGGCCGCCGCGTTCACCGCCTCGCTCCTCCCTGCCGGCACCCCGGTGCGGCTCGTCCGCGACGTCGAGGCCCGCGACCGCTACGACCGGCTGCTGGCCTACGTGTACCGCCAGCCCGACGGGCTGTTCGTGAACGCCGAGCTCGCTCGGCAGGGCTACGCCCTCCCGCTCACGATCCCGCCGAACGTGGCCCACGGCGACGAGCTGCGCGCCCTGGCCGCCGAGGCCAGGGACGTCGGCCGGGGCCTCTGGGCCGCCTGCCCCGATGCCGCGGCCGGGTGA
- a CDS encoding acyl-CoA dehydrogenase family protein → MAWDFSTEPEFEARLAWMREFVREEIYPLETLELDQDTFRRVTDPMKEEVRRQGLWAAHLPPEMGGGGFGQVRLGLMHEILGASIYAPSIFGNQAPDSGNAELIAVGGTPEQKERWMQPLLDGTLRSCFSMTEPGAGADPTLIRTSAVRDGDEWVINGHKWFSSNASVADFLVVMCMTNPDNEPYRRFSMIIVPTDAPGVRILRDVPTMADPNHVTGTPGGHAEILYEDVRVPYDHLVGNDGDGFLLAQKRLGPGRIHHCMRWLGQSRRAFDMLCERAVSRHTHGSTLAEKQMVQEWVAESAAEMQAARLLTLQAAWKIDQVGAPAARVEIAMIKFWGARVLYNVIDRAIQVHGSLGYTTDLPLESMYRHARAARIYDGPDEVHKVTVARHHLKQHRPTEVPTEHVPTRRAAAMEKFADALEEATADL, encoded by the coding sequence ATGGCGTGGGACTTCTCGACCGAGCCCGAGTTCGAGGCCAGGCTGGCGTGGATGCGGGAGTTCGTTCGGGAGGAGATCTACCCGCTCGAGACGCTCGAGCTCGACCAGGACACCTTCCGGCGCGTCACGGACCCGATGAAGGAGGAGGTGAGGCGCCAGGGCCTCTGGGCCGCGCACCTGCCACCGGAGATGGGGGGTGGCGGCTTCGGCCAGGTGCGGCTCGGGCTCATGCACGAGATCCTCGGTGCGTCGATCTACGCGCCGTCGATCTTCGGCAACCAGGCGCCCGACTCGGGCAACGCCGAGCTGATCGCCGTCGGGGGCACCCCCGAGCAGAAGGAGCGGTGGATGCAGCCGCTGCTCGACGGGACGCTGCGGTCGTGCTTCTCGATGACCGAGCCGGGCGCCGGTGCCGACCCGACGCTGATCCGGACCTCGGCCGTGCGCGATGGCGACGAGTGGGTGATCAACGGTCACAAGTGGTTCTCGTCGAACGCGTCGGTGGCCGACTTCCTCGTCGTCATGTGCATGACGAACCCCGACAACGAGCCGTACCGGCGGTTCTCGATGATCATCGTGCCGACGGACGCGCCCGGGGTGAGGATCCTCCGCGACGTGCCGACGATGGCCGACCCGAACCACGTCACCGGCACGCCCGGTGGCCACGCGGAGATCCTCTACGAGGACGTCCGGGTGCCCTACGACCACCTGGTCGGCAACGACGGCGACGGATTCCTGCTCGCCCAGAAGCGCCTCGGCCCTGGCCGCATCCACCACTGCATGCGCTGGCTGGGCCAGAGCCGCCGGGCCTTCGACATGCTGTGCGAGCGGGCGGTGTCGCGGCACACCCACGGCAGCACCCTGGCCGAGAAGCAGATGGTTCAGGAGTGGGTGGCGGAGTCGGCCGCCGAGATGCAGGCGGCGCGCCTGCTCACCCTCCAGGCGGCGTGGAAGATCGACCAGGTCGGTGCGCCCGCGGCCCGGGTCGAGATCGCCATGATCAAGTTCTGGGGCGCCCGGGTGCTCTACAACGTGATCGACCGTGCGATCCAGGTGCACGGCTCGCTCGGCTACACCACCGACCTGCCCCTCGAGTCGATGTACCGGCACGCGCGCGCCGCTCGGATCTACGACGGCCCGGACGAGGTCCACAAGGTGACCGTCGCCCGCCACCACCTGAAGCAGCATCGACCCACCGAGGTGCCCACCGAGCACGTCCCGACCCGACGGGCCGCGGCCATGGAGAAGTTCGCGGACGCGCTCGAGGAGGCCACCGCCGACCTGTGA
- a CDS encoding steroid 3-ketoacyl-CoA thiolase, with product MPEVVIVEAVRTPVGRRGGGLSSVHPVELLSIAQKAVIDRSGIDPAEVGQVVGGCVSQVGEQSFNLARTAWLAAGLPLSVAATTIDTQCGSSQQATNLATGLVAGGVVDVAVACGVEVMSRIPIGSNSSKKLGLGVPIPRTYFGRYEMTSQFEGAERIAATWGITREDADRFGFESQRRAARAWAEGRFDGQIVEVDAPDVDEDGAPTGTTHRVARDEGLRETTLEGLAKLKAVAREDGVHTAGSSSQISDGAAAVLLMTREKADALGLRARARVLDTCLVGVDPVLMLTGPIDATHRLFARTGLTMADIDVTEINEAFASVVLAWAKELQPDMETVNPNGGAIALGHPLGGTGAVLLTKALHELERTDGTNALVTMCCGGGLGTGTIIQRA from the coding sequence ATGCCTGAGGTCGTCATCGTCGAAGCCGTCCGCACCCCCGTCGGCCGTCGGGGCGGGGGGCTGTCCTCCGTCCACCCGGTCGAGCTGCTCTCCATCGCCCAGAAGGCGGTGATCGACCGGTCCGGCATCGACCCCGCCGAGGTCGGCCAGGTCGTCGGCGGGTGCGTCAGCCAGGTCGGCGAGCAGTCGTTCAACCTGGCCCGCACCGCCTGGTTGGCGGCCGGCCTGCCGCTGTCGGTGGCGGCGACCACCATCGACACGCAGTGCGGCTCCTCCCAGCAGGCCACCAACCTCGCCACCGGCCTGGTCGCCGGCGGGGTGGTCGACGTGGCCGTGGCCTGCGGCGTCGAGGTGATGAGCCGGATCCCGATCGGCTCCAACAGCAGCAAGAAGCTCGGGCTCGGCGTGCCGATCCCCAGGACCTACTTCGGCCGGTACGAGATGACGAGCCAGTTCGAGGGCGCCGAGAGGATCGCCGCCACGTGGGGCATCACCCGCGAGGACGCCGACCGGTTCGGCTTCGAGAGCCAGCGGCGGGCGGCGCGCGCCTGGGCCGAGGGCCGCTTCGACGGTCAGATCGTCGAGGTCGACGCGCCCGACGTCGACGAGGACGGCGCCCCCACCGGCACCACCCACCGGGTCGCCCGCGACGAGGGCCTCCGCGAGACGACGCTCGAGGGCCTGGCCAAGCTCAAGGCCGTGGCCCGAGAGGACGGTGTGCACACGGCCGGCTCGTCGTCGCAGATCTCCGACGGCGCCGCGGCCGTGCTCCTCATGACCCGCGAGAAGGCCGACGCCCTCGGCCTGCGCGCCCGGGCCCGGGTCCTCGACACCTGCCTCGTGGGCGTCGACCCCGTGCTGATGCTCACCGGGCCGATCGATGCCACCCACCGGCTGTTCGCCCGCACGGGGCTCACCATGGCCGACATCGACGTCACCGAGATCAACGAGGCCTTCGCCTCGGTGGTGCTGGCGTGGGCCAAGGAGCTCCAGCCCGACATGGAGACCGTGAACCCCAACGGTGGCGCCATCGCCCTCGGCCACCCGCTCGGTGGCACCGGCGCGGTGCTCCTCACCAAGGCCCTCCACGAGCTCGAGCGCACCGACGGCACCAACGCCCTGGTCACCATGTGCTGCGGTGGCGGGCTGGGCACGGGCACGATCATCCAGCGCGCCTAG
- a CDS encoding polysaccharide deacetylase family protein, which translates to MATLAERLGHRPDARLLIVNCDDLGSAHAANVAVYDALREGIATSASLMVPCPWAREASARYRGEDVGVHLTLNAEWDLYRWGPLTHAPSLLDGDGGFPRTLADVWDHADLDEVRRELRAQVERAIIWGFDVSHLDSHMGTLQLRPEFFDIYLELAVEFRLPIRLSGASTQRTIGFPFRELAAEEGVLFPDHLVVVRGVGSRRSVERAVLELQPGVTEVYVHPAIDTAELRAFAPDWAGRVDDHHLVTSDGQLRVMLDRAGVELIGYREVRDLQRAGA; encoded by the coding sequence ATGGCGACCCTCGCCGAGCGCCTCGGCCACCGCCCCGATGCGCGGCTGCTGATCGTGAACTGCGACGACCTCGGCTCGGCCCACGCCGCCAACGTGGCCGTGTACGACGCCCTCCGCGAGGGCATCGCCACCAGCGCGAGCCTCATGGTGCCCTGCCCCTGGGCCAGGGAGGCGTCGGCCCGCTACCGGGGCGAGGACGTCGGCGTCCACCTCACCCTGAACGCCGAGTGGGACCTGTACCGCTGGGGGCCGCTCACCCATGCGCCGTCCCTGCTCGACGGCGACGGCGGCTTCCCCCGCACCCTCGCCGACGTGTGGGACCACGCCGACCTCGACGAGGTGCGTCGCGAGCTGCGGGCCCAGGTGGAGCGGGCGATCATCTGGGGCTTCGACGTGAGCCACCTCGACTCGCACATGGGCACGCTGCAGCTGCGACCCGAGTTCTTCGACATCTACCTCGAGCTCGCGGTCGAGTTCCGGCTGCCGATCCGCCTCTCGGGGGCGTCCACACAGCGCACGATCGGCTTCCCCTTCCGCGAGCTGGCCGCCGAGGAAGGCGTCCTGTTCCCCGACCACCTGGTGGTGGTGCGGGGGGTGGGGAGCCGGCGCTCCGTCGAGCGAGCCGTGCTCGAGCTGCAGCCGGGGGTGACGGAGGTGTACGTCCACCCCGCCATCGACACCGCCGAGCTGCGGGCCTTCGCCCCCGACTGGGCCGGGCGGGTCGACGACCACCACCTCGTCACCAGCGACGGCCAGCTGCGGGTGATGCTCGACCGGGCCGGCGTCGAGCTGATCGGCTACCGCGAGGTGCGCGACCTCCAGCGCGCCGGAGCCTGA